GGCCTTAGGAGGCGACTCGGCTGGTCCGGCCGCCGCCACTTTCTGCTCGGAATCCCCGGCAGCGCTGCGGGCCACCCCAAGCCGCTCCATCTCCCCGGCAAAGAGGGACGCCTCGTCCGGAACCGGCGGGGCGGCCGCCGGCGGCTTGACGGGTCGGCCTGCCGGCAGCTCCTTTTCCGGCGACGAAACGCAAAACCCCTTCAAGCGCTTGAAGGGGTCGTGCTGAAACTCTTTTTTCCGGTCCTTCTTCCCGCCGGCCACGATCAACGCCTGACGATCTTGCGCCGCCCCTGGATAGCCTTGGTCTGCTGACGGATGAGGGTTCCCTGCTTCTCCAGATGGAACTGGTACCAGAGATCGCCCCAGGCCAGCATCTTCATTTTGCGGCCTTCCTTGAGCGCGTCGAGGTTGGACTGCAGAAGCTCGTGCCCGCCGACCTTCTTTACCCCCTTCTCCATGACCGTGATCGCCTTCTCCTTCTCGCCGACCCGCTCCAGACAGTAACCGTATAAATTCCAGAGCATCGGCTCCTTCCTGGTAGCGGTGGTCGCCTTCTCGAAGGTCTCGATCATCTTGGCGGTCTTGCTGCGTTTCATGTAGCAGATGGCGAGCATCCCCATGGCGACCCAGTGGCGGACGAAGCCCTTCTGCAGGTACTCGAAGGCTTCGGCAAAGTCCCGTTTAAGATAGAGAACCGTGCCGATCTGGGCGTTGAGTTGCCCCTTGATGTAGAACTGCCAGGGTGCATACTTGAAACCGCTCTGCAGGGTCTTCACCGCCTTCTCCCCCCGGCCGGCCAGGAGGTCGCGCTGGGCGGTCTCCATCAGGGTGCCGATCTTTTTCATGATCAACCGGGTGATGAGGAGGAACGCTCCGGCGAAGACGGCGACGCCGATAGCCGTGGCAATCCAGATATTGAGCCCGACGAGGGTGCCGAGTACGATCGTTACGAGGACGGAGAGCAGGAGGGAAATAGCAAAGTTGTACATGCCTGGGGAAATCCTTTCCGGATGGGATGAAGCGCGATGAGTTTAGCAACCTCCCCCGCAAAAGTCAAAGCAATATCCCCGGCGAAACGGGGCAATCCGGAGGGAGAAAACAAGGAGGGCAACCAGCTGATCAACCCCCGACGCAGGGAGTTTCCGGACATAGGTCGTTCCACGGAAACCGCGGAGGACGGCGCTGCGCGGCGGTCAGGATGAACACCGCGCAACGCCGGAGAGGAGGTCCAGGGGCACTAGCTCCGATGCTCGCCCTGCAGCAGCAGGGTCAGACGATCCCCCGGCTGCAGGATGTGATTCTCGGAGAGATTGTTCCAGTCCATGATCTGGCGGGCCGCCACCTTGAACTGGCGGCCGATGCCGAAGATCGTGTCGCCGGGCCGCACCTTGTAGACGATTTTTTGTGGTGCGGCACCCTTTTTGGCGACTGTCTTCTTCGCATCGCTTTTCTTGGCGACTGTCTTCTTCGCATCACTTTTCTTGGCGACCGTTTTCTTCGCCTCGCTCTGTTTGGCAGCCACGGCCTGACGGCCGCTGGTGGCGGAGACAACCAGCGTCTGGCCGGGGCGCAGGACGCTTTTACTGCCCAGTCGGTTCCAGCCCTTCAACTCCTTTTCGCTCACCCCGAAGCGCCTGGCGATCTTCCAGAGGCTGTCGCCGCTGCGCACCTTGTACGACTTGGGGGTCTGGCGGCGGGAGCGCTGGTAATCGTCGCCGAGGTCCGCCACGTTGATGGTGCTCCCGCCTTTCTGCAGAGGGAGAATCAGATCGGTGCCGACCCGCAGAGCGCGAGGGTTGCTGATTTTATTGAGGGAGACGATATCCGCCACCCGGATGCCGTAGCGCCGGGCGAGGCCTAGCAGGGTATCGCCGGACCTGATCTTGTGGTGCTGG
The nucleotide sequence above comes from Desulfuromonadales bacterium. Encoded proteins:
- a CDS encoding tetratricopeptide repeat protein, translating into MYNFAISLLLSVLVTIVLGTLVGLNIWIATAIGVAVFAGAFLLITRLIMKKIGTLMETAQRDLLAGRGEKAVKTLQSGFKYAPWQFYIKGQLNAQIGTVLYLKRDFAEAFEYLQKGFVRHWVAMGMLAICYMKRSKTAKMIETFEKATTATRKEPMLWNLYGYCLERVGEKEKAITVMEKGVKKVGGHELLQSNLDALKEGRKMKMLAWGDLWYQFHLEKQGTLIRQQTKAIQGRRKIVRR